NNNNNNNNNNNNNNNNNNNNNNNNNNNNNNNNNNNNNNNNNNNNNNNNNNNNNNNNNNNNNNNNNNNNNNNNNNNNNNNNNNNNNNNNNNNNNNNNNNNNNNNNNNNNNNNNNNNNNNNNNNNNNNNNNNNNNNNNNNNNNNNNNNNNNNNNNNNNNNNNNNNNNNNNNNNNNNNNNNNNNNNNNNNNNNNNNNNNNNNNNNNNNNNNNNNNNNNNNNNNNNNNNNNNNNNNNNNNNNNNNNNNNNNNNNNNNNNNNNNNNNNNNNNNNNNNNNNNNNNNNNNNNNNNNNNNNNNNNNNNNNNNNNNNNNNNNNNNNNNNNNNNNNNNNNNNNNNNNNNNNNNNNNNNNNNNNNNNNNNNNNNNNNNNNNNNNNNNNNNNNNNNNNNNNNNNNNNNNNNNNNNNNNNNNNNNNNNNNNNNNNNNNNNNNNNNNNNNNNNNNNNNNNNNNNNNNNNNNNNNNNNNNNNNNNNNNNNNNNNNNNNNNNNNNNNNNNNNNNNNNNNNNNNNNNNNNNNNNNNNNNNNNNNNNNNNNNNNNNNNNNNNNNNNNNNNNNNNNNNNNNNNNNNNNNNNNNNNNNNNNNNNNNNNNNNNNNNNNNNNNNNNNNNNNNNNNNNNNNNNNNNNNNNNNNNNNNNNNNNNNNNNNNNNNNNNNNNNNNNNNNNNNNNNNNNNNNNNNNNNNNNNNNNNNNNNNNNNNNNNNNNNNNNNNNNNNNNNNNNNNNNNNNNNNNNNNNNNNNNNNNNNNNNNNNNNNNNNNNNNNNNNNNNNNNNNNNNNNNNNNNNNNNNNNNNNNNNNNNNNNNNNNNNNNNNNNNNNNNNNNNNNNNNNNNNNNNNNNNNNNNNNNNNNNNNNNNNNNNNNNNNNNNNNNNNNNNNNNNNNNNNNNNNNNNNNNNNNNNNNNNNNNNNNNNNNNNNNNNNNNNNNNNNNNNNNNNNNNNNNNNNNNNNNNNNNNNNNNNNNNNNNNNNNNNNNNNNNNNNNNNNNNNNNNNNNNNNNNNNNNNNNNNNNNNNNNNNNNNNNNNNNNNNNNNNNNNNNNNNNNNNNNNNNNNNNNNNNNNNNNNNNNNNNNNNNNNNNNNNNNNNNNNNNNNNNNNNNNNNNNNNNNNNNNNNNNNNNNNNNNNNNNNNNNNNNNNNNNNNNNNNNNNNNNNNNNNNNNNNNNNNNNNNNNNNNNNNNNNNNNNNNNNNNNNNNNNNNNNNNNNNNNNNNNNNNNNNNNNNNNNNNNNNNNNNNNNNNNNNNNNNNNNNNNNNNNNNNNNNNNNNNNNNNNNNNNNNNNNNNNNNNNNNNNNNNNNNNNNNNNNNNNNNNNNNNNNNNNNNNNNNNNNNNNNNNNNNNNNNNNNNNNNNNNNNNNNNNNNNNNNNNNNNNNNNNNNNNNNNNNNNNNNNNNNNNNNNNNNNNNNNNNNNNNNNNNNNNNNNNNNNNNNNNNNNNNNNNNNNNNNNNNNNNNNNNNNNNNNNNNNNNNNNNNNNNNNNNNNNNNNNNNNNNNNNNNNNNNNNNNNNNNNNNNNNNNNNNNNNNNNNNNNNNNNNNNNNNNNNNNNNNNNNNNNNNNNNNNNNNNNNNNNNNNNNNNNNNNNNNNNNNNNNNNNNNNNNNNNNNNNNNNNNNNNNNNNNNNNNNNNNNNNNNNNNNNNNNNNNNNNNNNNNNNNNNNNNNNNNNNNNNNNNNNNNNNNNNNNNNNNNNNNNNNNNNNNNNNNNNNNNNNNNNNNNNNNNNNNNNNNNNNNNNNNNNNNNNNNNNNNNNNNNNNNNNNNNNNNNNNNNNNNNNNNNNNNNNNNNNNNNNNNNNNNNNNNNNNNNNNNNNNNNNNNNNNNNNNNNNNNNNNNNNNNNNNNNNNNNNNNNNNNNNNNNNNNNNNNNNNNNNNNNNNNNNNNNNNNNNNNNNNNNNNNNNNNNNNNNNNNNNNNNNNNNNNNNNNNNNNNNNNNNNNNNNNNNNNNNNNNNNNNNNNNNNNNNNNNNNNNNNNNNNNNNNNNNNNNNNNNNNNNNNNNNNNNNNNNNNNNNNNNNNNNNNNNNNNNNNNNNNNNNNNNNNNNNNNNNNNNNNNNNNNNNNNNNNNNNNNNNNNNNNNNNNNNNNNNNNNNNNNNNNNNNNNNNNNNNNNNNNNNNNNNNNNNNNNNNNNNNNNNNNNNNNNNNNNNNNNNNNNNNNNNNNNNNNNNNNNNNNNNNNNNNNNNNNNNNNNNNNNNNNNNNNNNNNNNNNNNNNNNNNNNNNNNNNNNNNNNNNNNNNNNNNNNNNNNNNNNNNNNNNNNNNNNNNNNNNNNNNNNNNNNNNNNNNNNNNNNNNNNNNNNNNNNNNNNNNNNNNNNNNNNNNNNNNNNNNNNNNNNNNNNNNNNNNNNNNNNNNNNNNNNNNNNNNNNNNNNNNNNNNNNNNNNNNNNNNNNNNNNNNNNNNNNNNNNNNNNNNNNNNNNNNNNNNNNNNNNNNNNNNNNNNNNNNNNNNNNNNNNNNNNNNNNNNNNNNNNNNNNNNNNNNNNNNNNNNNNNNNNNNNNNNNNNNNNNNNNNNNNNNNNNNNNNNNNNNNNNNNNNNNNNNNNNNNNNNNNNNNNNNNNNNNNNNNNNNNNNNNNNNNNNNNNNNNNNNNNNNNNNNNNNNNNNNNNNNNNNNNNNNNNNNNNNNNNNNNNNNNNNNNNNNNNNNNNNNNNNNNNNNNNNNNNNNNNNNNNNNNNNNNNNNNNNNNNNNNNNNNNNNNNNNNNNNNNNNNNNNNNNNNNNNNNNNNNNNNNNNNNNNNNNNNNNNNNNNNNNNNNNNNNNNNNNNNNNNNNNNNNNNNNNNNNNNNNNNNNNNNNNNNNNNNNNNNNNNNNNNNNNNNNNNNNNNNNNNNNNNNNNNNNNNNNNNNNNNNNNNNNNNNNNNNNNNNNNNNNNNNNNNNNNNNNNNNNNNNNNNNNNNNNNNNNNNNNNNNNNNNNNNNNNNNNNNNNNNNNNNNNNNNNNNNNNNNNNNNNNNNNNNNNNNNNNNNNNNNNNNNNNNNNNNNNNNNNNNNNNNNNNNNNNNNNNNNNNNNNNNNNNNNNNNNNNNNNNNNNNNNNNNNNNTTGCCCACATTTTCCGGTAAATTAGAGCCCTGTATACCCAAGAAATATACGGGATGGAGGACtggaatacttttttttctctctccctcttttctgcaAAGTTCTTCCTTTACTCGACAAAGTATAGAAACTTGTCCAAAGTGTTGGCAAATAAGAATTCACTGTGAGAGCATGAGACGCTTTCTCGCCCCAGTATGCCCGAGTTTCGACCTTCCTATCCTCAGCAgatcatttcttccccttttcccttgtaaCTCACCGTGCGGCCGTTGAGGTGCTGGACGGGGCGGAAGTTGTCGACAATGTGGTGCTGTCCATCATCTCCGAGAAGCTTGCGGAATTCCTCAAGCTGGGCGAGAGAGAGGCACTTCATATTACGGTATTGGCTTTTGATNNNNNNNNNNNNNNNNNNNNNNNNNNNNNNNNNNNNNNNNNNNNNNNNNNNNNNNNNNNNNNNNNNNNNNNNNNNNAATCGGTATAAAGCATTAATGATTATCGGTTTAGTCAAacctttaatcattatcattaaaattagcaTTTGTAATTTTATAGATTACTTTATTTAATCTTAAATTTCCTTCACGTTTATTTCACTGACCTGATTCTCGGAAATGCTTATGGGTTCTTGGAAGACAGTCCAGGTGACGACCTCGTTACAGGTGGGAGTCGTCAAGGAGCCTGAGTACCTGTAGAAGGTGTTGGTGTTCGGCGGCAGGAGGTCTTGGAGAGGAAGCATTGTCGCCAGGTGTTCTTCGGTACCTGGAGACCAAAAGTGAGTTGAATAGTAATGCAAGGTGATTATAGAATCCAGAGATGAGTAATATGACTGGAAGAGAAGATGCATTATGTGATGTATAATCAAATACCTCATACAGTGTTAGATTTCCTACAGTTTGAAGGCTAATATATCATTCATGTTTACACATGATATTAATGGCtgaaatttgttatttttcaacTCATGAAAGAGCCATAGTTAAGAGTAACAACTTCGATCTATTAAAAAATGGTGTATTAGCAAAGGCATTTCTCATGAGTCACCAACTATTACCTCAAAAAACGGCCAGATACACACCTCCATTCGTGATGGTAGCGAGCCCATCGATGATCGGTGTGAGTTTGGGATTGTCGACTAGACCGCCCAGGAGCATAATGCCCAACACAGCAAGACCGTCATTGTGCGCGACCGCTTCGGTGAGGGAACCGTACTCAGTCTTGAAGTGCACCAGATGAAGCTCGGCAGCATATCTGAACGGGTAGGAACAATGTAGGTGAAGTATTCGTGGCGTATATTCAGAACACTGAAGAATTCCACTTCTAAAacttttcacttccttctttaACTTACGCGTGTCCATTGATGGTGTGCTCGGATCCCTGCGTGCTGATGCTGCCCCAGTGGAAGTGAAACTGGGCGAAAGTGTACTGCCCGCCCAACTCTCCGCCGCTGACCGAGGGAAGCTCCGCGATGTCTGTGATGGTCCATGCAACCTGGGCTGGAAGAGGAAAGCAAATCATGGCCTCATGAACTACAAGAATACGTCGCTTAATGGCCAAAGAACTATATTTCCGGATCTATTTTATACAAATTGCCTATCTTAATATCTATCAAGAGTAAATTCTGTGACATTGTTATCACTTCCACTTGAAATTATTGACCCACATATAGTTAACAGAAGTACATAGTTGGCGCTAATCcttaacatgtaaaaaaaagtggtaataacaataataaaacctgAGTGTCCATTGTTTTTAATCGTGAGATCAGTAGGGACGGTGTCGTATTTGTCCAGCACCCAGGCGTCGGAGGAACTCTTGGCAGTGGCTTCGAGTCCATTCAAGGCGACCGGGGACTGACTGCTGCTAGCACAATAATTGGGAAACAGCGTCGCCCAGTTCTCGGGACCTATGAGCGAGACAAAGATCACTTTCGAAAAGGCGGAAAATGTTTTACATTCTGAGTTGGGACTCTAATTACAAAGTTATAGCAGAGGAAAGTGCGGTTCCAAACCCAGATGCTAAGTTCTTATATTCGCTGTGTTACAATTAGTTTTTTGTCTGCACCAAGTTACACATAACACAGNNNNNNNNNNNNNNNNNNNNNNNNNNNNNNNNNNNNNNNNNNNNNNNNNNNNNNNNNNNNNNNNNNNNNNNNNNNNNNNNNNNNNNNNNNNNNNNNNNNNNNNNNNNNNNNNNNNNCCTGTCTATCTGTGTGATACTAAATTGTGTCTGTTAAATTAAAGGTTATCCAGGATTGTTTAAGAAATAGTAGAAAAAACAGTCAATATATGTAGTGAATGAAGGTGACGANNNNNNNNNNNNNNNNNNNNNNNNNNNNNNNNNNNNNNNNGTATTAAAAGTACTTTGACTGCAGGAAATACAATACTGCCATGGGTTGCTGTTTACCTCCTTCGCCCTCGTAACTCCATGAAGGTGCCGCAGGAGGGGCGACATCAGTTACTGAAAATGTAGACGTAAAATGTTGAAAAGTTTGAAGTTTCTGAAGAAATCTCTCCTATAATGCCTAGACATTTTCATCTTGTGAACATTACAAATGTCTTACAAGCTGAGGAATGAGCTCAGTTGATGCTCAAAATGTTGGATAGAGTATAGTGCACCACATGAAGACTGACAGTTAAATGTGTCGaacgaaaatatatgtatatatgatagatcatGTATAAGAGTCGACACTTACCGCAATATTGAAACAACTTCCGAAAAATAAAAGCGCGCTCGACAAAAAGCATTTGAAACGACGATTAGCTAGACCGAACGCGGGAATTAAACTAGAAGCTCAGAGCATGGCGCTTAAGGTGATTCTCCGAAACGCGCTTTTCGCTTCGATGTAGACAAAAGTTGTGACATTCGCTCGAAGAAAAGCCgaaaagatagagaaacaaaTGGGAACGGAAGCAAGATACACACAGAGATTAATCTTACGCCAGCATAACCTTTCTGTCGATATTAAGATTGTTAATATTGCATTTGTAGCTACTGCTAGTAGCATActatacagtaaaaataagagAAGGCATCACGATCATTTAAGAAAATCCAgaataaatcaagaaaaacacGGGAGTGAATGAgctgtttatactattattatgctaAGAATCAtatgaaggaaaacgaaaaagcagTTACTCCAAAGGCCAATGTGAACCCGTCCTTAGCTGTgattccttatacctttttttcctcctccgaaGAATTCATCCATTCCTCTTCAGGTCTCCGCACCTTCTCCGTTCCCACcatattcatatttcttctcttccaACTGGCTCACCCACTGGCCATCAGTGAAAATGGTTGAAATGATGACTTTCCATAGACAGATTCAACGCATTTCGGCCCGTAACCTGATGTAGTACACAAGTGAATGTCAGCCGTATTCTAACCTTACAACTCTCTTCCTTAGCAAAATAGGCTTCTGACGACAACGGTTGTTCAAGATTGATATCTTTAACATCCTTCCTAAAGTGTTTATTAAACATAGAAGACATATTCATTATTAACTATAATTCATTATAATGGACAGAGGATTtgtaatgttattatatcatttgatGGTGTACACTGGTCTAAATTTAAACCTCATGAAACAGCTGATGAATTATAGGTAATATTGACTGCTATATNNNNNNNNNNNNNNNNNNNNNNNNNNNNNNNNNNNNNNNNNNNNNNNNNNNNNNNNNNNNNNNNNNNNNNNNNNNNNNNNNNNNAAACCCAACAACCGGGGAGTTTTAAATAGGGAAGCATCCGTGCTAAGCCACAGGATGATGTGGTAGGATGGCAGGTCTTTTCCGCCCGACCTTGCGATCACAAAGCCAGTTTTCTACCACAGAGCTATGCCGCCTAAGANNNNNNNNNNNNNNNNNNNNNNNNNNNNNNNNNNNNNNNNNNNNNNNNNNNNNNNNNNNNNNNNNNNNNNNNNNNNNNNNNNNNNNNNNNNNNNNNNNNNNNNCANNNNNNNNNNNNNNNNNNNNNNNNNNNNNNNNNNNNNNNNNNNNNNNNNNgttgtttttattatgtgtgtaatcTTACTATCTACNNNNNNNNNNNNNNNNNNNNNNNNNNNNNNNNNNNNNNNNNNNNNNNNNNNNNNNAAATATAACTTTTGCCGGTCTTGCTCGTTACCGTGAAATCCGCAAGATTCGGGAAGCGTAGCTCTGCTCGGATGACGATCCCAGGAAGCCGACTTCGCCCTTGCCGTACTTGCTCGGCCAGGCAGCGACCGGGCATTGCAGTGATCGCTGCGGAAGACGAGCCGCAACTGCCGCTCACTGGGGCTCACTGCTATCTTTTATCTTCTCGTGACGTCCCTGTTGGTTTTGCAGGTGCGTCCACAGTTAGGAAACGTGGCGACCTTTTTATAGTAACCGGTCATATGCTCCAGTTAATACGGGACGGATAAATGNNNNNNNNNNNNNNNNNNNNNNNNNNNNNNNNNNNNNNNNNNNNNNNNNNNNNNNNNNNNNNNNNNNNNNNNNNNNNNNNNNNNNNNNNNNNNNNNNNNNNNNNNNNNNNNNNNNNNNNNNNNNNGCTTTCCTCTATAAACTTGTTCATGCTGCCTGGATGTATTCGTAGACCTTGTTGTGAGTGGTTTCAGGATGTTTTCAATCACAAGTGTTTCCAAGCAAAGGGATCCAGGCTTCTACATCttggtttctcttctctttgacTAGAACATGGGAGATAGCTGGAGACAAAAGTCGAGATAAGGAGCTTTCGTGTTAAGAACCATGCTGTCCTACATTTCGCTCttttgcgcacacacatacataaatcataggtttatatatatctactcattgTATATGATGGACCATATGACCGGTTACTATAAAAAGGTCGCCACGTTTCCTAACTGTGGACGCACCTGCAAAACCAACAGGGACGTCACGAGAAGATAAAAGATAGCAGTGAGCCCCAGTGAGCGGCAGTTGCGCAGCGATCACTGCAATGCCCGGTCGCTGCCTGGCCGAGCAAGTACGGCAAGGGCGAAGTCGGCTTCCTGGGATCGTCATCCGAGCAGAGCTACGCTTCCCGAATCTTGCGGATTTCACGGTAACGAGCAAGACCGGCAACGTTTTAAGGTGGAAGCATTATATCTTTCGCTTCTTACTATATTGGTATAATAACAAACGCTTTATTCATATAAATTNNNNNNNNNNNNNNNNNNNNNNNNNNNNNNNNNNNNNNNNNNNNNNNNNNNNNNNNNNNNNNNNNNNNNNNNNNNNNNNNNNNNNNNNNNNNNNNNNNNNNNNNNNNNNNNNNNNNNNNNNNNNNNNNNNNNNNNNNNNNNNNNNNNNNNNNNNNNNNNNNNNNNNNNNNNNNNNNNNNNNNNNNNNNNNNNNNNNNNNNNNNNNNNNNNNNNNNNNNNNNNNNNNNNNNNNNNNNNNNNNNNNNNNNNNNNNNNNNNNNNNNNNNNNNNNNNNNNNNNNNNNNNNNNNNNNNNNNNNNNNNNNNNNNNNNNNNNNNNNNNNNNNNNNNNNNNNNNNNNNNNNNNNNNNNNNNNNNNNNNNNNNNNNNNNNNNNNNNNNNNNNNNNNNNNNNNNNNNNNNNNNNNNNNNNNNNNNNNNNNNNNNNNNNNNNNNNNNNNNNNNNNNNNNNNNNNNNNNNNNNNNNNNNNNNNNNNNNNNNNNNNNNNNNNNNNNNNNNNNNNNNNNNNNNNNNNNNNNNNNNNNNNNNNNNNNNNNNNNNNNNNNNNNNNNNNNNNNNNNNNNNNNNNNNNNNNNNNNNNNNNNNNNNNNNNNNNNNNNNNNNNNNNNNNNNNNNNNNNNNNNNNNNNNCTTTGTGATCGCAAGGTCGGGCGGAAAAGACCTGGCCATCCTACCACATCATCCTGTGGCTTAGCACGGATGCTTCCCTATTTAACTGACCCCNNNNNNNNNNNNNNNNNNNNNNNNNNNNNNNNNNNNNNNNNNNNNNNNNNNNNNNNNNNNNNNNNNNNNNNNNNNNNNNNNNNNNNNNNNNNNNNNNNNNNNNNNNNNNNNNNNNNNNNNNNNNNNNNNNNNNNNNNNNNNNNNNNNNNNNNNNNNNNNNNNNNNNNNNNNNNNNNNNNNNNNNNNNNNNNNNNNNNNNNNNNNNNNNNNNNNNNNNNNNNNNNNNNNNNNNNNNNNNNNNNNNNNNNNATATAGCAGTCAGACTATTACATATAATTCATGCAGCTGTATTCCATGATGTAAGTTTAGACCAGTGGTACACCAtcagaatgatataataacattacaAATCCTCTGTCCATTATAAGTGAATTGATAGTTATAATGAGATATGCTCTTCTATGTTAATAAACACTTTGGGAAGGATGTTAAAGATATCAATCTTGAACAACCGTTTTCGTCAGAAGCCTATTTTGCTAAGGAAGAGAGTCGTAAGGTTAGAATACGGCTGACATTCATTTGTGTACTACATCAGGTTACGGGCCAAAATGCGTTGAATCTGTCTATGGAAAGTCATCATTTCAACCATTTTCACTGATGGCCAGTGGGTGAGCCAGTtggaagagaagaaatatgaatatgGTGGGAACGGAAAAGGTGCGGAGACCTGAAGAGGAATGGATGAATTCttcggaggaggaaaaaaggtataaggaatcACAGCTAAGGACGGGTTCACATTGGCCTTTGGAGTAActgctttttcgttttccttcataTGATTCTtagcataataatagtataaacagcTCATTCACTCCTGTGTTGTCTTGATTTATTCTGGATTTTCTTAAATGATCGTGATGCCTTctcttatttttactgtatagTATGCTACTAGCAGTAGCTACAAATGCAATATTAACAATCTTAATATCGACAGAAAGGTTATGCTGGCGTAAGATTAATCTCTGTGTGTATCTTGCTTCCGTTCCCAtttgtttctctatcttttcGGCTTTTCTTCGAGCGAATGTCACAACTTTTGTCTACATCGAAGCGAAAAGCGCGTTTCGGAGAATCACCTTAAGCGCCATGCTCTGAGCTTCTAGTTTAATTCCCGCGTTCGGTCTAGCTAATCGTCGTTTCAAATGCTTTGTGTCGAGCGCGCTTTTATTTTTCGGAAGTTGTTTCAATATTGCGGTAAGTGTCGACTCTTATACatgatctatcatatatacatatattttcgttCGACACATTTAACTGTCAGTCTTCATGTGGTGCACTATACTCTATCCAACATTTTGAGCATCAACTGAGCTCATTCCTCAGCTTGTAAGACATTTGTAATGTTCACAAGATGAAAATGTCTAGGCATTATAGGAGAGATTTCTTCAGAAACTTCAAACTTTTCAACATTTTACGTCTGCATTTTCAGTAATGATGTCGCCCCTCCTGCGGCACCTTCATGGAGTTACGAGGGCGAAGGAGGTAAACAGCAACCCATGGCAGTATTGTATTTCCTGCAGTCAAAGTACTTTTAATACNNNNNNNNNNNNNNNNNNNNNNNNNNNNNNNNNNNNNNNNTCGTCACCTTCATTCACTACATATATTGACTGTTTTTTCTACTATTTCTTAAACAATCCTGGATAACATTTAATTTAACAGACACAATTTAGTATcacacagatagacagggaaGTATAAGCAAAagttccccttttattttaaaaacaaagagaTCCTTAATGGGAAGTATAAAANNNNNNNNNNNNNNNNNNNNNNNNNNNNNNNNNNNNNNNNNNNNNNNNNNNNNNNNNNNNNNNNNNNNNNNNNNNNNNNNNNNNNNNNNNNNNNNNNNNNNNNNNNNNNNNNNNNNNNNNNNNNNNNNNNNNNNNNNNNNNNNNNNNNNNNNNNNNNNNNNNNNNNNNNNNNNNNNNNNNNNNNNNNNNNNNNNNNNNNNNNNNNNNNNNNNNNNNNNNNNNNNNNNNNNNNNNNNNNNNNNNNNNNNNNNNNNNNNNNNNNNNNNNNNNNNNNNNNNNNNNNNNNNNNNNNNNNNNNNNNNNNNNNNNNNNNNNNNNNNNNNNNNNNNNNTTGCTCCCCTAAAGGTCTAGCTTGCCTCTACCCCCACCCAAAGGCTACaatcccacgttttttttttNNNNNNNNNNNNNNNNNNNNNNNNNNNNNNNNNNNNNNNNNNNNNNNNNNNNNNNNNNNNCAGCGCCCCAGAAACTGATCGTGCTCATTTCACTCGCCACCCTCGCCCCACccgagaaaaagatgaaatgacgCCCTACTATCAATATACCCATTTTTTCTAggcatatatatcaatgtgttaTGTTATCCCTATATATCTTACACGTTTTCTATGAGTACataatctatctttttctttgaaTAAAGATATTTAAGGGTATACTCTTTTATATCTGATCAgaatatgtattatcatcattagggcCGGATTTAGATGTGTGTACACCTCTGTTCATGTGAAGCAGAATTACCAACATTACGACAAACGATACGCATGNNNNNNNNNNNNNNNNNNNNNNNNNNNNNNNNNNNNNNNNNNNNNNNNNNNNNNNNACAATATTTAACTGAAGTGCAGACACTGTTATGGTTATAAAATAAGCCACAGACATTTAATCTGAAGTCTAGGCTCAATTATCGCATGCGCGTGGTTTGCCGTAATGGAAGTAACAATGATGTGGACCCTTTTCTCTTGGGAAAACATAACCGAAGTCATTAATAAAGTTCGGAATGAGGGTTTCCATTTTATTACTTCATATGCACGATTTTTTTCAAGCGTACAACAGAAAATTTATTCTAAAGTACATTCACTTTATTAAAGATTGAAAGTTTATTTCTGTTCAGTGAAGAATGTTATGGTTAGATCTTGGGATTTTTTATACTGTTGTGCTTGTTNNNNNNNNNNNNNNNNNNNNNNNNNNNNNNNNNNNNNNNNNNNNNNNNNNNNNNNNNNNNNNNNNNNNNNNNNNNNNNNNNNNNNNNNNNNNNNNNNNNNNNNNNNNNNNNNNNNNNNNNNNNNNNNNNNNNNNNNNNNNNNNNNNNNNNNNNNNNNNNNNNNNNNNNNNNNNNNNNNNNNNNNNNNNNNNNNNNNNNNNNNNNNNNNNNNNNNNNNNNNNNNNNNNNNNNNNNNNNNNNNNNNNNNNNNNNNNNNNNNNNNNNNNNNNNNNNNNNNNNNNNNNNNNNNNNNNNNNNNNNNNNNNNNNNNNNNNNNNNNNNNNNNNNNNNNNNNNNNNNNNNNNNNNNNNNNNNNNNNNNNNNNNNNNNNNNNNNNNNNNNNNNNNNNNNNNNNNNNNNNNNNNNNNNNNNNNNNNNNNNNNNNNNNNNNNNNNNNNNNNNNNNNNNNNNNNNNNNNNNNNNNNNNNNNNNNNNNNNNNNNNNNNNNNNNNNNNNNNNNNNNNNNNNNNNNNNNNNNNNNNNNNNNNNNNNNNNNNNNNNNNNNNNNNNNNNNNNNNNNNNNNNNNNNNNNNNNNNNNNNNNNNNNNNNNNNNNNNNNNNNNNNNNNNNNNNNNNNNNNNNNNNNNNNNNNNNNNNNNNNNNNNNNNNNNNNNNNNNNNNNNNNNNNNNNNNNNNNNNNNNNNNNNNNNNNNNNNNNNNNNNNNNNNNNNNNNNNNNNNNNNNNNNNNNNNNNNNNNNNNNNNNNNNNNNNNNNNNNNNNNNNNNNNNNNNNNNNNNNNNNNNNNNNNNNNNNNNNNNNNNNNNNNNNNNNNNNNNNNNNNNNNNNNNNNNNNNNNNNNNNNNNNNNNNNNNNNNNNNNNNNNNNNNNNNNNNNNNNNNNNNNNNNNNNNNNNNNNNNNNNNNNNNNNNNNNNNNNNNNNNNNNNNNNNNNNNNNNNNNNNNNNNNNNNNNNNNNNNNNNNNNNNNNNNNNNNNNNNNNNNNNNNNNNNNNNNNNNNNNNNNNNNNNNNNNNNNNNNNNNNNNNNNNNNNNNNNNNNNNNNNNNNNNNNNNNNNNNNNNNNNNNNNNNNNNNNNNNNNNNNNNNNNNNNNNNNNNNNNNNNNNNNNNNNNNNNNNNNNNNNNNNNNNNNNNNNNNNNNNNNNNNNNNNNNNNNNNNNNNNNNNNNNNNNNNNNNNNNNNNNNNNNNNNNNNNN
The sequence above is a segment of the Penaeus monodon isolate SGIC_2016 chromosome 25, NSTDA_Pmon_1, whole genome shotgun sequence genome. Coding sequences within it:
- the LOC119589111 gene encoding carbonic anhydrase 7-like (The sequence of the model RefSeq protein was modified relative to this genomic sequence to represent the inferred CDS: added 494 bases not found in genome assembly) — translated: MRVSLLLICALAALVAAAESKKCKGECVSAGSCEGTETKAECGDSQVCCVTGKNVGVKRNCSPTSRCTALSGECRVKKCLPGEKKYKNKKKVTYCEGKRKCVCCARSCENKSACNVNGGYCQPVDHVCDGTLMTERAYCVSNEKGKKRCGCCIPTVIDVAPPAAPSWSYEGEGGPENWATLFPNYCASSSQSPVALNGLEATAKSSSDAWVLDKYDTVPTDLTIKNNGHSAQVAWTITDIAELPSVSGGELGGQYTFAQFHFHWGSISTQGSEHTINGHAYAAELHLVHFKTEYGSLTEAVAHNDGLAVLGIMLLGGLVDNPKLTPIIDGLATITNGGTEEHLATMLPLQDLLPPNTNTFYRYSGSLTTPTCNEVVTWTVFQEPISISENQLEEFRKLLGDDGQHHIVDNFRPVQHLNGRTVEKIILS